The Bubalus bubalis isolate 160015118507 breed Murrah chromosome 2, NDDB_SH_1, whole genome shotgun sequence genome includes the window TTTTTCTCAGTGTGTGGAGTGACAGTCTACACCATCCTCTCCTGTCAAGGGCCCATGAACATGTCCTGGAGGTTCTGGGGACAGGGCTGACCAGCCTGCTGGCCTGTGCGTCTTTCTATTTATTCTCTGCTTCTCACTGTCtgtttcttcaccttctgcctccTGTCTCTCTATCATTTCCAGTTTTCTATACAGTGTTGGAGGTCTCCCCGCTCCCACCACCCCCAATGCTTTTTTCCAGTTCTCCTCCAACTGCTGGTGCCTCCTTATTTATTCCCAGGCCTGTGTTTCCCCTTACCTCAGGCAGCACACCTCCCAGACTGAGTGCCAGTGATGTGTGATGTGAGGAAGGCAGAggagggtggggacagggagaAGGGTGGAGTGGGGCTCCCAGCTGGACTGCCTTTCTCCAGTGACAAGGGTGATGGCGTTAGCTGGGGAGTCCAGGTTGCTGCCTGCATGGACACTCCTCTCAGCAGAGGGTCCCCTGGTCTACTAGACCCAGTCTCTGGGGGCCCGCCTCCTTGATGGAACTATTGAGGCGTTGGTGCTGTGCAACCCGAACCTCCTGAGACAGCTAAGCCCCAGGCTGCCAGGCTTCTGATGCCTGGCATCGTGGTCTCTGCCTTGCACGAACCAGCTTTGTGTCCGTAGGGGTAGCAGGGACCCTCAGATGTAACTGGGGCTGTCCCCAGTGAAACAAGCCCCAGCTTTGGAAATGACCTCAAGACGTAACCCCTTGTTATTGACTGCTAGCTCACATGGCCCATTCTGACTTGGAATCGAACTTGACAGATGTTTCACAAGCCCCTGGAATCTCATGACTCAGAGAAAAAGGCAGCCACCTGTGTGTCTCAGAGCTTTGTCCAGCAAAGACCAACCACTCCCCTCTTCATCCCCCAAAGTCCCGAGCACCTCTTTCTTGCTTGTACTTTAGACAGGCGGTCCTCTCCCCAGGTTGGCTACTCTCCACCCTTCCTTTGCCCCATCTCTCCACCCTGGGGACCTGGGCACTCCTGGGAGGTATCtatcccctcctcccagggaagGCGGCGCAGGGGTGGGGGTTGCAGTTTGGGACAAGAAGCTAGAGAATCATTAGCTAAGATGAAAGTGGCAGCAGTTACTCATTTTCTATGGGCGATGATCAATGTGGGGCTGGGAGAGACCTCCGCTGCAGGAGGCCAGACCATGGCGACAAGTTACCACTTCTGAATAACCATGCCGTGGTGTGCGCTTTATATTTATTAGCTTAATAATGACCATCTTTATCCTTCTCAAGGTAAATATTATCATGTGCTTTTGACGGGCCAGGAAGTGAGGCTCAGAAAGTTTGAACAACTGACCTGTGATTACACAGTCAGCAAGTGGGTCACTGGGTTCAGTGTTGGCAGTCTGGATCCAAAAAtgcttcctctttcctctcaGCTGGCCCACTCTTTCACCCAAGTCTTTATTAAACACCTACTTTGGATCGATCGGGCTCTACCTAGAGCTGAAGATATGGAGCAGATGGCTGGAAAAACCTCCCTCTGTGAAGGGAGCTTTCATCCCAGTGGCAGAGTGACAAAGGAAGGACCAGGCTGGCAAACATCCAGAGTGGCAGCAACCCTGTAGGCAGTGGAAAGAGCCCTTGGTAGGGAGCGGATACGGTTGTGCCCCAATGCCACCAGCAACTGTCATATCTGTGCAGGAAGTGGTTAGAAGTAGGTATTGTCtaagctcagcagtaaagaatccaccagcaaagcagatgtgggtttgatccccgggttggtaagaccccctggagaaggaaatggcaacccactccaatattcttgcctgggaaatcccatggacagaggagcctggtgggctacaggccatggggtcacaagagttgggcacgactcagcaactaagacACTACGAAGCTCCCTGGGCAGGCCCACAGTGCCATCACCTGGGGGCTTCTAAGATAGAGAACCCCAGGCCCCACCTTAGACCAATGGGATCAGAACCTGCATTCTAACAAGGTCCCTCAGACAGTTCATGTACACATTACAGTTTGAGAAGCCCTGGTTAGGGTTCCTCCTACCTTGCACTCCTTGCAGCAGCCACTGACCAGCAGAGGGCAGTCTAGAGAAGCCTCACCTGTACCCAGGTTgtctccctctgtccctcccttccaGATCTAGACGGTAAGTTCACGGACTTCTAGGATCCTCCCTCACCTCTTCTGGACTTTGCCAGCATACAGGACAGACTCCCCATTCCTCTTTGGGGCAGCTGGGAGGCAGGACTCTGCCAGGAAGTGGGAAGCGCCAGGCCACTCCTGCCTGAATTCCCCGCCCACCTGCACTTGTGTGCTGGCTTGGTGACTGAGTCTGGCTGACTTCTGTTTCTCAGAGAAGGAACTGCTGTTCCTGGACAAGCCGGCAGCCTCTGGGGTCACCTACACGGTAAGGTGAGCACTCCCTGGGGCAGCTGGGGGTGGGCTGAGCGTTAAGATGGGGCTACCTGGGGCCCTGGGGAGGAGCCAGGCCAGCTCAGGTGAGGCTGGCAGGTGTGGACATCTGgtgctggaggagggagaaggaaggggcttGGCAGAGGGCCACAGCCCAGTGGGTGTGAGGACCAGGGGAGGCACTTGGTGAATGCAGCCCATGACTTAGTCTGGGACTCACTATCCTGGTACACGTTTTACTTATAATTGGAGATCTTTCAGCAGTAGACCCAATAAGAAGCAGTGATGTGGGAGAAGGGTTGAGAGTTTCCTTAAAGAATATGAGCAGAGCTTTGCAGCAGGAGCCTGGATCCTTGTGCTGGAGGAAGCAACTCCCTAGGGACAGGTGATGGTGCATCCTAAAAGACTCTCATCTTGGGAAAGTGCTACCCAGGATGATCCAGAGTCTGGGGCAGGACATACTGGAGAGCTGGGTACCAAAGGGTCAGCCATGGGGTTGGGAAGGTCCAGTCTGCGGGTACCAGGCTGTTATGCTATATATTCGGGACCCTTTCCCTTCCTGGGGGCAAAGAGAAGGATGGGGTGATGACCAATGCAGCCTGGAGAGCTGTCTGCCTGGCATAAAGGGGGCTGAGAGGAGGGAGGAGTTACCTGCTCCAGGCCAGGTAATGAACTGGCTCCTGTGAGAGGCCCTCCAGGTTGGCAGGTAGGACAAGGGGACTCTGCTGCACCACCCAATGGAGTGGAGGCGATTTGGACTCTGGTGTTTGGAGGCCCTGGAAAAGCTGTTGCTATAGAAACAGAGTGAGaccctcctttctttccctacAGCTGGCCCATCTCCTGCTGCTGGTGCCTCGGTGGGCAGGGGGTAGGCGAGAGCATCACTCGCTGCGGCACCAAGGATGTGCCTTTAGTTCcttatgtttgtttttccttctatttattttcatttctttctctttcaacttCAACTCATCTAGAAGTGAAAAGGAAGAGACCTCGGGGAAAAAGaaggggcagggagagaaagggagtgtTTCTGGAAGCTCTTGTCATCCTTGCTCATCcttcccttctgccttcagttGTAGCTTAATAATCCATCCTCTGCCCTCACTGGGGGAGGAAACTTGGCTTCCTTATCTGggaaatgagataaaaataacaGCTAGCTCATAAAGCtgctgtgaggatcaaatgagctGGGCCACGTAGAGCGCTGTAATACCCTGGCTCTGTggatgttagctattattattacagtTATAACTCCAATTATCTTTACTGCAGAAGGACTGCAAGGATTGAACGGGACGTAAAGGGAAGCCTGTGGCTCTGATCCCCATCTCTGCCAGATTCAGACATCGCCAGCTCACTTACTCCACTCTGCCAGGGCCCTGCCAGGGCCACCATCTGCAGGTTAGATGTTAAGGCCGAGGGAGCAATGTCATGCCTTCCCTTCTTGTCTGTAATTTCAATGAAGACATGGGGGAAATAGATCCTTCCTCAGGGCTCCATCCAAGGATACAGAGGAGCTTTAGCCCCTGGCCAGGGGGAGCTGGGAAGGGGGCTTAGGTTTCACGggtcttgagaaggaagaaagaaggtggGCAAGGGTGGAGCAGGTGCTTGGGAGCACAGCCTCAGGTCGGGGTTAGgggtgtgaagtgaaagtgaaagttgcttagtcatgtccaactctttgcgaccccatggactatacagtccatggaattctccaggccagaatactggagtgggtagcctttcccttttccaggggatcttcctaatccagagattgaacccaggtctcccacactgcaggtggttctttaccagttgagccatgaGGTGTGAGTGAGGGAATAATTCACCAGTGCAGATCCTAGTGGATCAACCACAGGGACCCTGGGGACTCAAAAGGAGGATGTGGTGTCTCACAGAACTCAACCTTGGAGTAAATGAATCCCATGATCTCAGAAGCTCCTTGAGAGCCAAGTAAGATGTTATTGTGTCAGGACAATGCCTGGGCCACAGTGGGTGCTCAGAAATTGCTCATTTGAGTGGAAATCCACACGGAGAGCATGTGATCAAGAATTACTcagtatggacttccctggtggtccagcggttaagtcTCCgagctttcaatgcaggggacgcgtattcgatccctgggacagggaactaagataccacatgctatGCGGAATGgccaagaaaaaattaaaaataaacagttaCTTAGTATGGTGGGAGGATGGTGGTCAGGGAGGGCGAAACAGTCAAGGGCTGGTTAGTGGGGGCTGGCAGGGAGCACTATTAAGCAAGAGTGGTCCAGGTGAGAGAAGGAGCAGAGGGGGACAGCGTGAAGCAGAGGATAGCAGGAACAAAGGCCGAAGCTTAGACTTCACCAGGTGTGCAGAGCCCAGTCTTGCTGAGGGTGGAAATTAAGGGAGGAAGAGGATAAGTCGGAGGAGAAGACCTGGGGAAGAGctggcatctttttaaaaaattatttgtttatttatttggctgcatcaggtcttagctaCAGCATGTGGCCTCTGTAGTTGGGGCGCTCATGCTCTCCAGTTGGGGCACGCAGGCCTAGTgggctcagtggcatgtgggattttagttttcccaaccagggatcgaacccaagcccctgcagtgcaaggcagattcttaaccactggaccaccagggaagtcccaagagctgGCATCTTTAGGGGGACGCTGCTAGACAGAGCAGGCCCCCATCTGACCCTGGGAACCTGGTGGACCTCACCTGGAGACCCTCACTttgggttttctttctctttctgcttccacttttcacttctgttactcttgtagaatatatatatatatatatatatatatatatataaaatatatccctGTGAGTTACCCTCTGACCTTTCTAGCAGAAGGAGGGgcataaataaaacacacatatttGGACAGGGTTTATCATCTACAAGTGATTTTCACATGATCTCATGCCATCCTCATCATCAGTCTgagaggctattttttttttcacttttaatagtttttaaaaagaattacaaGATTAATAGAAAGACATGCTTGAATGTGAAAAATTCAAAGCCTACAGAAAAAAGggtttaagaaaatagaaagtcCTCTTTCACACCTTCCAGCTCCCCcaatttctcatctctttcagtaATAACCAATAGGAATAGTTAGGAATGTGTCCTCCCAGACTTGCATGTCCCAGGCAGGAATCACTAGAACATGTTGCTGCTGAGTCCTTGAAGTGACAGAATATCAGTTGCAATGTGCTGTGAGTGTAAAATACACACGGACTTCAAAGACTtgtaatgaaaaaagaatgtaaaatattgcAATAAATTTACACTGATTACCTGTCAACAtgatattattttgaatatattgagttacataaaatatattaaaaattaatttctcctggctctttttacttttcttaatgtAGACTCTAGAAAATGTAAAAGCACATCTGTGGCtcatgttatattttttattacacAGTTCTGCTCCAGACCTTTCTCTATCACTTATATGCATGCGTAcatgctgttaagtcacttcagttgtgtcggactctgtgcaaccctatggcctgtagcctgctacactcttctgtccatgggattcttcaggcaagaacactggagtgggtttccatgccctcttccaggggatcttcccaacccagggatcgaacttgtgtctcttacgtctcttgcattggcaggcaggttctttaccacctgggaagcccatcacttacatacgctgctgctgctgctaagtcgcttcagtcatgtccgactctgtgcgaccccatagacggcagcccaccaggctcccccgtccctgggattctccaggcaagaacactggagtgggttgccatttccttctccaatgcatgaaagtgaaaagtgaaagtgacgtcgctcagtcgtgtccgactcttagcgaccccatggactgcagcccaccaggcttctccgtccatgggattttccaggcaagagtaccggagtggggtgccattgccttctcctcacttACATATACACACTCATAAATATATACCTACACTTCATCTAGTTTTGCTATCTACATTAATGAGATCAGAGGATGTCTAGCCCTTTgtgacttcattttctattaaaaaaatcctttttgcttatatatgtcttttttgacacactgctctatttattttttatttattcatttatttatttttggatgtgctggttcttcgttgctgtgcttgggctttcgcTAGTTGTGGATCCCGGGAGATACTCCagctgctgtgcacaggcttctcactgcagtggcttctctggtttctgagcacaggctctaggtgcacgggcttcagtagttttggtacAAGGGCTCATTGGTTGCAGCTGAGGGCTCTAGAGCTTGAGCTCaggatcttcttggatcagggatcgaacccatgtcccctgcattggcaggcagattcttacccactgtgccaccagcaaagtccttgtttttctattctaagactttcctctgttgtcccatgggcttccctggtggctcagagggtaaagcgtctgcctgcaatgcaggatacctgggtttgatccctgagtcaggaagatcccctggagaaggaaattgcaacccactccagtactcttgcctggaaaatcccatggatggaggagcctggtagactacagtccatgcgatcgcaaagagtcggacacgactgagcgacttccctttctttctttcactttctgtcgGCCCATGGAGATCAGGGGCTCTATTTAGACAGAGGTAGAAACTGAGGTACATTAAACAATAGGACAAGCTCACTTAGGCAGTGACCAAGGTGGCATGTGAACTCACAACTCCTAACTCCAAACCCAAGGTCTTTCTGTCTAGTGAGAGGTGAAATTAATTAGGTCATGGGGAGTCACGGCAGGTtcttgagggagagagagagggaaagagagagacagagggagggagggagagataggTGAAGTTCTGTTAAGGAAACTGATCTGACCGGGGTGCATGGGGTATGCTGGGATGAAGACAGTTTCCTCCCTCCTCACTGCAGACACTTAGAAGCCAGGTCTTAGCCTCCAACGGCTTACCTGACATTGACTCTCTCCCCCAGGCCCGTGGCCTCGGCTGGCACACGGGTGCAGGGCAACCGGCAGCATCAAGCGACCAGGCGGATGTGCTCCTATGAGAGTTCCTTCCAGCTCGCCCAGTTCCTACTGCTGGTGGGGGTTCCGGTGGCGAGCGCCGTGCTCCTGGTCCAGTGCCTTCGATGGCGCTGTCCTCGCCGGCTGCTGGGTTCCTGCTGGAAGCTGGAGAGCCAAGAGGAGCCAGCGCCCCCTCCCATTCCCCTACCGGAAGATGAGTCCTCCAGGGCAGGCCTGCCAGCCACGCTGCAGGAGGTGGCCACCTTCTATCAGGAACTGCACACACCCACCCAAGGCCAGACCATCATCCGGCAGCTGATGCACAAACTGTTGGTGTTTTCCGCTCGAGAGGTGGACCACCACGGTGGCTGCCTGATGCTCCAGGATATGGGCATTTCCCTGCTCATCCCGCCAGGTAACAGCACCCAGCTCCCTTCTCAGCCTACAGCTGTTCACGTTACGTATTAGACAGGGGCGCCAACCCCGAGAGAGCACCATTCAGGGACACcttcataattttgaaaattgtatGTTTCGTGTACGTCTTTCTTGATTCCAAAGATGGATATACTACACATTTTTATGACAGTTTCGTGGCAGGTGGAGGCAAAGGGCCTTGTTCTAATTAACAGTCTGTTACGACAGTTCTCCCCAAAAGGGAAGTAAAGTGTCTGGAGGAAGAGCCTCCAGACACTTGCAAATTCACACAAGGGCCTGAGTAAGCTCGCAGCATCCCTCGGAGGAGGGGGACGACTTGCTCGTGGTTCCATCCCAAGTCAGTCACCACCCTCTTGTTCTCCACACTGTCCCCCGCCCCATGTGCCTTGTGGCGTCCCTTCTCTGGGGCTCCCAGCCCGCCTCCTCTCCTGCTCTGGCTGGGGCTCCTCTGCGGCAGGGGTGTGCCTGCCCGCCAGGCCCCCCTCAGCTCTCTGTCCTCCCCAGGTGCTGTGTCCGTGGGCCGCCAGGAGCGGGTGTCGCTGACCTTGGTGTGGGACCTGACAGATGCCCCCTCGCTGTCCCGGGCTCAGGGGCTGGTGAGCCCCGTGGTGGCGTGCGGCCCCCACGGGGCCTCCTTCCTGAAGCCCTGCACCCTCACCTTCAAGCACTGTGCCCAGCAGCCCAGCCAGGCCCGTGTCTACAGCAGCAACACCGCCCTGCTGGATGCCAAGGCCTGGAAGCCGCTGGGGCGGCCGGGGGACCACACCTCCCGGGATGAATGTCGCATCCACCTCTCCCACTTCAGGTGGGCGCCCGCCCGTGGGCCTGGACTTTCCGCCCCCTGTCTCTACCTGCCTCGTCCTCACCTCTCTGCGGGGACTGCCTCTTATTCTGTCCAAGCTGGCCTGCAAAGCCCGtatcccccatccttccccactcCCTCTGTCCCAGTGCCTATGGCTGCTCATCTTGCTCCCACCCCATCCAGGACTGTGCATCCCCCATGGTCCCTCTGTCTGTCTAGAAAGGTCTGGCTCAGCCCTGGTCGTCTGTCTAGAGGGGCCTGTCCCGTATCCACCTCTGTCTCTAATATTGTCTGTCCCTTCCCTGTGCCCTGGCTCAGGACTGTCTCCCCGCTGTCTAGGGCACGTTGCCCCCTCCAGTTCTCTAAGACTCCACCCCATGTCATGTCTGTCCTTAGCTCTGTCCTTCTAGGATCTTAGATCCTCTGCCTCCCAGTCTCCTTGCCACCCATGACCAGAGCAGGGCCATGCATGGTGGCCCGAAGCTCAGCTTTCACCTTTCCTACACTGACACAGTGACAGTCACTGACATGACTCACATTCCGTCCCTCTAGCCAACCCCTCCACCCTAGTTCTTCCCTACATGGCCTGGAatgttctcctttcctctccGGAGGCCCCCACAGAGGCCCCTGGTGTGGTGGGAGCTGGGTGGCAGATGGGCTGGTGTCCTGGCCTCCCCAGTCCCATTGCACATGGTCCCTGCCACCGTCTCTCTCTGCAGCCTCTACACCTGTGTGCTGGAGGCGCCGGTAGGCCGGGAAGCCCGAAAGTGGCTGCAGCTGGCCCTGTTCTGCTCGCCGCTGGCCCCGGGGCAGTCCCACCTGCAGCTGCGTGTCTACTTCCTCAACAACACGCCCTGTGCCCTGCAGTGGGCCGTGACCAACGAGCAGCCGCACGGTGGACGCCTGCGCGGGCCCTGCCAGCTCTTTGACTTCACCGGGGCCCGAGGGGACCAGTGCCTGAAACTCAAATACATCTCAGAGGGTGAGGGACGCCGGGCCGGGGGACAGGGCATCCGGGAGCCCCATGGAGGGAGGGGTCTGGGCCTTCTCTGAGGTGGAAATCTGGGTGCCTCAAGTTTCTTTTTGAGACTTCTGGGCATGCAGCAGCCTTGGGGGGCCGGAGTGGGGTTTGCTTCTGGCTCCTCCTGCTGCCTCCTGGAGCCCCAGGCTTTGCTCAATACCTCCCTCTGTGGCACTCAGCCCTGGTCCCTCCGCAGGAGGGCAGATGATGCTGGTGGGCAGCGGGAAGAGATGTGTTGCCTCcacaggggcagggagggaggaggaggcttCTATGGTCGTGCCTGGTTGAAGCCCAGGTCAGAGGAGGAGGCCCAGTCTTTTCCGCCCTCGTTCCTTTGTGTGTTGGCTGCAGGAATTGTCCATGGGGCCAAGGGTGTGGTAGTGTGGGTGTGGACAGGGTGCGCAATGGTGCTGCTTCTAAAGGATGGGAGGGTGTGGGTTGGATGGGAAGGTGGAACGGTGGAGGGGTGGGTCTGTGTGCTGGTAGAAGGAAGACCACTCACAGGTCCCCGCCCAGGCCCTGGGACCTGCCACTGACTGAGCCACCCTCCAGCCTTTgctcctgccctgcccctcccctcggCTCCTGCCCTTACCTCCCCTTAAACGAAGGTCACCCTTCTGAGACCCTTTCCTCTCTGCAGGTTGGGAGAACGTGGACGACAGCAGCTGTCAGCTCGTGCCGCATCTGCACATCTGGCACGGGAAGTGCCCCTTCCGCTCCTTCTGCTTCCGCAGAAAAGCAGGTAGCCCGGG containing:
- the UNC5CL gene encoding UNC5C-like protein isoform X1, which produces MMGDGNAHGEPGQVGQQQQGGQLVDGCQMRAVLITSPKSSSRCSRAWAGAGRPGRLPWELPLTFLQHPGGSEPSSGRSARTTEAQGSPPHHYLPAPDGRALLPASEAAYLWIDGGRNAQRRLIHEKELLFLDKPAASGVTYTVRPVASAGTRVQGNRQHQATRRMCSYESSFQLAQFLLLVGVPVASAVLLVQCLRWRCPRRLLGSCWKLESQEEPAPPPIPLPEDESSRAGLPATLQEVATFYQELHTPTQGQTIIRQLMHKLLVFSAREVDHHGGCLMLQDMGISLLIPPGAVSVGRQERVSLTLVWDLTDAPSLSRAQGLVSPVVACGPHGASFLKPCTLTFKHCAQQPSQARVYSSNTALLDAKAWKPLGRPGDHTSRDECRIHLSHFSLYTCVLEAPVGREARKWLQLALFCSPLAPGQSHLQLRVYFLNNTPCALQWAVTNEQPHGGRLRGPCQLFDFTGARGDQCLKLKYISEGWENVDDSSCQLVPHLHIWHGKCPFRSFCFRRKAAKDNEDCSALTNEIIVTMHTFQDGLETKYMEILRFQASEEESWTAPPPVTQPPPCNRLPPELFEQLQMLLEPNSITGNDWRRLASHLGLCGMKIRFMSCQRSPAAAILELFEEQNGSLQELHYLMTLMERLDCASVIQNYLNGTQSCSPPRLRAGAQENQGLELDEKL
- the UNC5CL gene encoding UNC5C-like protein isoform X2, which gives rise to MCSYESSFQLAQFLLLVGVPVASAVLLVQCLRWRCPRRLLGSCWKLESQEEPAPPPIPLPEDESSRAGLPATLQEVATFYQELHTPTQGQTIIRQLMHKLLVFSAREVDHHGGCLMLQDMGISLLIPPGAVSVGRQERVSLTLVWDLTDAPSLSRAQGLVSPVVACGPHGASFLKPCTLTFKHCAQQPSQARVYSSNTALLDAKAWKPLGRPGDHTSRDECRIHLSHFSLYTCVLEAPVGREARKWLQLALFCSPLAPGQSHLQLRVYFLNNTPCALQWAVTNEQPHGGRLRGPCQLFDFTGARGDQCLKLKYISEGWENVDDSSCQLVPHLHIWHGKCPFRSFCFRRKAAKDNEDCSALTNEIIVTMHTFQDGLETKYMEILRFQASEEESWTAPPPVTQPPPCNRLPPELFEQLQMLLEPNSITGNDWRRLASHLGLCGMKIRFMSCQRSPAAAILELFEEQNGSLQELHYLMTLMERLDCASVIQNYLNGTQSCSPPRLRAGAQENQGLELDEKL